One part of the Sciurus carolinensis chromosome 4, mSciCar1.2, whole genome shotgun sequence genome encodes these proteins:
- the Gnrh1 gene encoding progonadoliberin-1: MEPVPQLLAGLLLLTVCAQGCSCQHWSYGLRPGGKRNVENLFDSLQEIVKEVDQLVEPQPLECTIHQPRSPIRNLRGILEDLIEEETGRKKI; the protein is encoded by the exons ATGGAGCCCGTCCCCCAGCTCCTGGCTGGACTCCTCCTGCTGACCGTGTGTGCGCAGGGCTGCTCCTGCCAGCACTGGTCCTATGGATTGCGccctggaggaaagaggaacGTGGAAAATTTGTTCGATTCTTTGCAAGAG atagTCAAAGAGGTTGATCAGCTGGTGGAACCTCAACCCTTGGAATGCACCATCCACCAGCCACGTTCCCCCATCAGGAACCTGAGAGGAATTCTG GAAGATCTGATTGAAGAGGAAACTGGGAGGAAGAAGATTTAA
- the Kctd9 gene encoding BTB/POZ domain-containing protein KCTD9 isoform X1: protein MLPGKVAVPTKACQPGQVVAVYGTLSDLLSVASSKLGIKATSVYNGKGGLIDDIALIRDDDVLFVCEGEPFIDPQTDSKPPEGLLGSHTDWLTLNVGGRYFTTTRSTLVNKEPDSMLAHMFKDKGVWGNKQDHRGAFLIDRSPEYFEPILNYLRHGQLIVNDGINLLGVLEEARFFGIDSLIEHLEVAIKNSQPPEDHSPISRKEFVRFLLATPTKSELRCQGLNFSGADLSRLDLRYINFKMANLSRCNLAHANLCCANLERADLSGSVLDCANLQGVKMLCSNAEGASLKLCNFEDPSGLKANLEGANLKGVDMEGSQMTGINLRVATLKNAKLKNCNLRGATLAGTDLENCDLSGCDLQEANLRGSNVKGAIFEEMLTPLHMSQSVR, encoded by the exons ATGCTGCCCGGGAAAGTGGCAGTGCCCACAAAGGCGTGTCAGCCTGGCCAG GTGGTTGCTGTATATGGAACTTTATCTGATTTGCTTTCTGTGGCCAGCAGTAAACTCGGCATAAAAGCCACCAGTGTGTATAATGGGAAAGGTGGACTGATTGATGATATTGCTTTGATCAG GGATGAtgatgttttgtttgtgtgtgaagGAGAGCCATTTATTG ATCCTCAGACAGATTCTAAGCCACCTGAAGGATTATTAGGATCCCACACAGACTGGCTAACATTAAATGTTGGAGGGCGGTACTTTACAACTACACG GAGCACTTTAGTGAATAAAGAACCTGACAGTATGCTGGCCCACATGTTCAAGGACAAAG GCGTCTGGGGAAATAAGCAAGATCATAGAGGAGCTTTCTTAATCGACCGGAGTCCTGAGTACTTTGAACCCATTTTGAACTACTTGCGTCATGGACAGCTTATTGTAAATGATGGCATTAACTTATTGG GTGTATTAGAAGAAGCCAGATTTTTTGGTATTGACTCACTGATTGAACACCTAGAAGTGGCTATAAAG AATTCCCAACCACCAGAGGATCATTCACCAATATCCCGAAAGGAATTTGTTCGATTTCTGCTAGCAACTCCAACCAAGTCAGAATTACGTTGCCAG gGTTTAAACTTCAGTGGTGCTGATCTTTCTCGTTTGGACCTTCGATACATTAACTTCAAAATGGCCAACTTAAGTCGCTGCAACCTTGCACATGCAAATCTCTGCTGTGCCAATCTTGAACGAGCTGATCTTTCTGGATCAGTTCTTGAT tgtgCAAATCTCCAGGGAGTCAAGATGCTTTGTTCTAACGCAGAAGGTGCATCCCTGAAACTGTGTAATTTTGAGGATCCTTCTGGTCTTAAAGCCAATTTAGAAG GTGCTAATCTGAAAGGTGTGGATATGGAAGGAAGTCAGATGACAGGAATCAACCTCAGAGTTGCTACCTTGAAAAATGCAAAGTTGAAGAACTGCAACCTCAGAGGGGCGACTCTGGCAGGAACTGATTTAGAG AACTGTGATCTGTCTGGGTGTGACCTTCAGGAAGCCAACTTGAGAGGTTCCAATGTGAAGGGGGCTATATTTGAAGAGATGCTGACACCACTACACATGTCCCAGAGTGTCAGATGA
- the Kctd9 gene encoding BTB/POZ domain-containing protein KCTD9 isoform X3, translated as MLAHMFKDKGVWGNKQDHRGAFLIDRSPEYFEPILNYLRHGQLIVNDGINLLGVLEEARFFGIDSLIEHLEVAIKNSQPPEDHSPISRKEFVRFLLATPTKSELRCQGLNFSGADLSRLDLRYINFKMANLSRCNLAHANLCCANLERADLSGSVLDCANLQGVKMLCSNAEGASLKLCNFEDPSGLKANLEGANLKGVDMEGSQMTGINLRVATLKNAKLKNCNLRGATLAGTDLENCDLSGCDLQEANLRGSNVKGAIFEEMLTPLHMSQSVR; from the exons ATGCTGGCCCACATGTTCAAGGACAAAG GCGTCTGGGGAAATAAGCAAGATCATAGAGGAGCTTTCTTAATCGACCGGAGTCCTGAGTACTTTGAACCCATTTTGAACTACTTGCGTCATGGACAGCTTATTGTAAATGATGGCATTAACTTATTGG GTGTATTAGAAGAAGCCAGATTTTTTGGTATTGACTCACTGATTGAACACCTAGAAGTGGCTATAAAG AATTCCCAACCACCAGAGGATCATTCACCAATATCCCGAAAGGAATTTGTTCGATTTCTGCTAGCAACTCCAACCAAGTCAGAATTACGTTGCCAG gGTTTAAACTTCAGTGGTGCTGATCTTTCTCGTTTGGACCTTCGATACATTAACTTCAAAATGGCCAACTTAAGTCGCTGCAACCTTGCACATGCAAATCTCTGCTGTGCCAATCTTGAACGAGCTGATCTTTCTGGATCAGTTCTTGAT tgtgCAAATCTCCAGGGAGTCAAGATGCTTTGTTCTAACGCAGAAGGTGCATCCCTGAAACTGTGTAATTTTGAGGATCCTTCTGGTCTTAAAGCCAATTTAGAAG GTGCTAATCTGAAAGGTGTGGATATGGAAGGAAGTCAGATGACAGGAATCAACCTCAGAGTTGCTACCTTGAAAAATGCAAAGTTGAAGAACTGCAACCTCAGAGGGGCGACTCTGGCAGGAACTGATTTAGAG AACTGTGATCTGTCTGGGTGTGACCTTCAGGAAGCCAACTTGAGAGGTTCCAATGTGAAGGGGGCTATATTTGAAGAGATGCTGACACCACTACACATGTCCCAGAGTGTCAGATGA
- the Kctd9 gene encoding BTB/POZ domain-containing protein KCTD9 isoform X2: MRRVTLFLNGSPKNGKVVAVYGTLSDLLSVASSKLGIKATSVYNGKGGLIDDIALIRDDDVLFVCEGEPFIDPQTDSKPPEGLLGSHTDWLTLNVGGRYFTTTRSTLVNKEPDSMLAHMFKDKGVWGNKQDHRGAFLIDRSPEYFEPILNYLRHGQLIVNDGINLLGVLEEARFFGIDSLIEHLEVAIKNSQPPEDHSPISRKEFVRFLLATPTKSELRCQGLNFSGADLSRLDLRYINFKMANLSRCNLAHANLCCANLERADLSGSVLDCANLQGVKMLCSNAEGASLKLCNFEDPSGLKANLEGANLKGVDMEGSQMTGINLRVATLKNAKLKNCNLRGATLAGTDLENCDLSGCDLQEANLRGSNVKGAIFEEMLTPLHMSQSVR; this comes from the exons ATGAGGCGGGTGACCCTGTTCCTTAACGGCAGCCCCAAGAACGGAAAG GTGGTTGCTGTATATGGAACTTTATCTGATTTGCTTTCTGTGGCCAGCAGTAAACTCGGCATAAAAGCCACCAGTGTGTATAATGGGAAAGGTGGACTGATTGATGATATTGCTTTGATCAG GGATGAtgatgttttgtttgtgtgtgaagGAGAGCCATTTATTG ATCCTCAGACAGATTCTAAGCCACCTGAAGGATTATTAGGATCCCACACAGACTGGCTAACATTAAATGTTGGAGGGCGGTACTTTACAACTACACG GAGCACTTTAGTGAATAAAGAACCTGACAGTATGCTGGCCCACATGTTCAAGGACAAAG GCGTCTGGGGAAATAAGCAAGATCATAGAGGAGCTTTCTTAATCGACCGGAGTCCTGAGTACTTTGAACCCATTTTGAACTACTTGCGTCATGGACAGCTTATTGTAAATGATGGCATTAACTTATTGG GTGTATTAGAAGAAGCCAGATTTTTTGGTATTGACTCACTGATTGAACACCTAGAAGTGGCTATAAAG AATTCCCAACCACCAGAGGATCATTCACCAATATCCCGAAAGGAATTTGTTCGATTTCTGCTAGCAACTCCAACCAAGTCAGAATTACGTTGCCAG gGTTTAAACTTCAGTGGTGCTGATCTTTCTCGTTTGGACCTTCGATACATTAACTTCAAAATGGCCAACTTAAGTCGCTGCAACCTTGCACATGCAAATCTCTGCTGTGCCAATCTTGAACGAGCTGATCTTTCTGGATCAGTTCTTGAT tgtgCAAATCTCCAGGGAGTCAAGATGCTTTGTTCTAACGCAGAAGGTGCATCCCTGAAACTGTGTAATTTTGAGGATCCTTCTGGTCTTAAAGCCAATTTAGAAG GTGCTAATCTGAAAGGTGTGGATATGGAAGGAAGTCAGATGACAGGAATCAACCTCAGAGTTGCTACCTTGAAAAATGCAAAGTTGAAGAACTGCAACCTCAGAGGGGCGACTCTGGCAGGAACTGATTTAGAG AACTGTGATCTGTCTGGGTGTGACCTTCAGGAAGCCAACTTGAGAGGTTCCAATGTGAAGGGGGCTATATTTGAAGAGATGCTGACACCACTACACATGTCCCAGAGTGTCAGATGA